One window of the Candidatus Chryseobacterium colombiense genome contains the following:
- a CDS encoding GEVED domain-containing protein: MSVFLHCKNKKFFRELVVLFCMLFGLFVNGQTGSIGTGTATSSYLPVYSCYGYSYSQQLYTSAELTSAIGTTNTVITKVRFYVSATAATQSNYNQWTVYIGNTTKTTFSSTTDWVPLSQMSQVYSGTLSNMTTGNWVELSLTTPFVWDGTSNLVIAVDENAPGYSCTATWGAYTSGANTGIYQYSDTVNADPASPPTANSRTASIPRLQLVSEAPSGCMFPNQLATGVITSNSGQITWTAPTPVPANGYDVYYNTTGVAPTSSTVLNASNSVQSTTTSATISGLAANTTYYVWARAKCSSTQQSIWVGPVSFYTGYCVPTGGTSSTSYYLNKILTTGGWTNLNYTASSYTGYVNNSTNTLTTSPGAAINVSLAAAGSSSYYYYVWVDWNNDMDFNDAGETILATTSYAATGSTTINVPAAQPYGNYRVRFAVSFSGALTSCGTAPYGNYVDYTIAVGAPPTCMPPTALVLNSATTSSASIGWTASTTNPLGYEIYYNTTGIAPGAATTPQITGVTGTTTTISGLAINTTYYIWVRARCSSTDASPWSGPVTVFTNYCAPTGGSSSTTYYLNNVTTTGGWTNLGYTASSYTAYVNSNMSFLSSPGSSVVMNLATSGGSTYYYYVWIDWNNDMDFNDPGETILATTSYASTGTATINIPAGQALGNYRVRTSSSFIGAVTPCGPGPYGNYVDFTLAVVAPPTCLPPTGLAVTGLTGNGAIISWATPATPPANGYAYYVSTTPTQPGTPTGTTTATSVNLAPTLAPNTTYYWWVKAICSPTDNSYVAQGPNFMTTQIPAQLPYIQNFETANDLGLLNGTQLNKWFYGSATGNTGKSIYITNDNGVTNAYTIASAASTVQAYRDIQIPAGTSLATFSFDWKAEGESAYDYLRVWLVPSNFMPTPGTQIVAGTGRVQIGQYNLNGTTWQSYSNANLNLTSFAGSVMRLVFEWRNDTSGGTQPPAAVDNIVLRVCSTATPVVTVTPASITHNSATITWPQDIGGASYKLRYRPVGSTQWLPTTGPIDIPAITGTTQTFTLNPPTYPLTPATNYEVEVAAVCNTVNVGTYSHNVFTTKCDPTPPNVTFTNITSTTAVVNWSPLAASATYQLQWRKVGDPTWIGPINLPNPPANSFSLPSTGYTLTPYTQYEVQVRNICVNSTTPNPWSSLARFTTERTCEIPPPGLTILELKPTSAKVQWDPYVGPDATGKYILRYRKVGIPGWTTVQVTNNIYTLTGLTELTKYEMEVANVCSGTPGNFTLPYYFTTPTVIYCQMGAINSSGEYISKVTVTPNGKPQMVNTSAASTYTNYTAFPAAQIELIQGSTNNQLTIDKVVTGDAGVVAWIDFDRNGEFDINERILVSGPNTAATATTTFSVPADAFVSNVDYMYVVMRVALMKGGIPVNCTNFDKGEVEDYSIRISKKPTSSLLNQDDILIYPNPVSTVLNVKNISKRANYKIYSSAGQLITSGIILNNKVDVHMLINGVYMIDIQDGSTSVQKKFIKE, encoded by the coding sequence ATGAGCGTATTTTTACATTGTAAAAACAAAAAATTCTTTAGGGAGTTGGTTGTATTATTCTGTATGCTGTTCGGGCTGTTTGTGAATGGACAGACAGGATCGATTGGTACGGGTACTGCTACATCAAGCTACCTTCCTGTTTACTCTTGTTATGGATACAGTTATTCACAACAATTGTATACATCTGCTGAGCTTACCTCAGCTATTGGGACTACCAATACGGTAATTACCAAAGTAAGGTTTTATGTATCCGCTACGGCAGCAACCCAATCCAACTATAATCAATGGACAGTCTATATTGGGAATACCACAAAAACGACTTTTTCTTCTACGACCGACTGGGTCCCTTTATCACAAATGTCGCAGGTTTATTCTGGGACATTAAGTAATATGACGACAGGAAACTGGGTAGAGCTTTCTCTTACGACACCATTTGTGTGGGATGGAACGAGCAATCTGGTAATTGCGGTTGATGAAAATGCACCTGGCTATTCATGTACGGCTACATGGGGAGCATATACATCGGGAGCAAATACTGGAATATATCAGTATAGTGATACTGTAAATGCAGATCCGGCTTCGCCGCCAACTGCAAATAGTAGAACGGCATCTATTCCAAGGCTGCAACTTGTAAGCGAAGCACCTTCCGGATGTATGTTTCCAAATCAGCTAGCTACAGGAGTTATTACTTCAAATAGCGGACAGATTACCTGGACAGCTCCTACTCCTGTACCAGCCAACGGCTATGATGTTTATTATAACACTACGGGAGTTGCTCCTACTTCTTCAACGGTACTTAATGCTAGTAATTCCGTACAAAGTACTACTACATCTGCTACCATTTCGGGATTAGCAGCTAACACTACTTATTATGTATGGGCAAGAGCTAAATGTAGTTCTACGCAACAAAGTATTTGGGTAGGGCCGGTTTCTTTCTATACGGGATATTGTGTGCCGACAGGAGGAACGAGTTCAACATCTTATTATTTGAATAAAATCTTAACGACAGGAGGATGGACAAACTTGAATTATACAGCATCTTCTTATACAGGATATGTTAATAATTCAACAAATACTCTTACTACTTCACCGGGAGCTGCCATTAATGTTAGTTTAGCGGCGGCGGGATCTAGTAGTTATTACTATTATGTGTGGGTAGACTGGAATAATGATATGGATTTTAATGATGCGGGAGAAACTATTTTAGCAACAACTTCTTATGCTGCTACAGGATCGACAACTATTAACGTTCCGGCAGCGCAGCCTTATGGAAACTACAGAGTAAGATTTGCGGTGTCATTCAGTGGAGCGCTTACTTCTTGTGGCACTGCGCCATATGGTAATTATGTGGATTATACTATAGCGGTTGGAGCTCCTCCTACTTGTATGCCGCCAACAGCATTGGTTTTAAACTCTGCTACAACATCTTCGGCATCTATTGGATGGACAGCTTCTACAACAAATCCTCTTGGATATGAAATTTATTACAATACAACAGGTATTGCACCGGGAGCTGCAACTACTCCTCAGATTACTGGAGTAACAGGTACAACGACTACAATTTCTGGTTTGGCAATTAACACTACCTATTATATATGGGTACGGGCAAGATGTAGTTCTACTGATGCGAGTCCTTGGTCTGGACCAGTTACTGTATTTACTAATTATTGTGCTCCAACAGGAGGAAGTAGTTCGACAACCTACTACTTAAACAACGTTACAACTACAGGAGGATGGACAAATCTTGGATATACAGCATCATCTTATACAGCTTATGTTAATTCTAACATGTCTTTCCTTAGTTCACCGGGAAGTAGTGTTGTAATGAATTTAGCGACTTCTGGAGGTTCTACATATTATTATTATGTTTGGATTGACTGGAATAATGATATGGATTTTAATGATCCGGGAGAAACTATTTTAGCAACAACTTCTTATGCTTCTACAGGAACAGCAACAATTAATATTCCTGCAGGACAAGCGTTAGGAAATTACAGAGTGAGAACTTCTTCATCTTTTATTGGAGCGGTTACTCCTTGCGGACCTGGTCCATATGGAAACTATGTAGACTTTACATTGGCTGTAGTTGCGCCACCAACTTGTTTACCTCCTACAGGTTTAGCAGTTACAGGTTTGACAGGTAATGGGGCAATTATAAGCTGGGCAACTCCTGCAACGCCACCGGCAAACGGATATGCGTATTATGTTTCTACAACCCCAACGCAGCCGGGAACACCTACAGGGACAACAACGGCAACTTCGGTAAACCTTGCACCGACTTTAGCTCCGAATACGACCTATTACTGGTGGGTAAAAGCAATTTGTTCTCCTACAGATAATAGCTATGTAGCTCAGGGTCCAAATTTTATGACTACGCAAATTCCGGCTCAGCTTCCTTATATTCAGAATTTTGAAACAGCAAATGATTTAGGGTTACTGAACGGAACACAACTTAATAAATGGTTCTATGGTTCTGCAACAGGAAATACGGGAAAATCTATCTATATTACAAATGACAATGGTGTAACGAATGCTTACACAATTGCTTCTGCGGCAAGTACTGTACAAGCCTATAGAGATATCCAGATTCCGGCAGGAACAAGTCTTGCTACTTTCTCTTTTGACTGGAAAGCAGAGGGTGAAAGTGCTTATGACTATTTAAGAGTATGGTTGGTGCCATCCAACTTTATGCCTACACCGGGAACTCAGATTGTAGCTGGTACTGGAAGAGTTCAGATAGGACAGTATAATTTAAATGGAACGACTTGGCAGTCTTATTCTAATGCTAATCTAAACCTTACCAGCTTTGCAGGAAGTGTAATGCGTTTGGTATTTGAATGGAGAAATGATACTTCAGGAGGAACACAGCCACCGGCAGCTGTTGATAATATTGTATTAAGAGTATGTAGTACTGCTACACCTGTTGTTACTGTAACTCCGGCTTCTATTACTCATAATTCGGCGACGATTACTTGGCCACAGGATATCGGAGGAGCTTCTTATAAATTGAGATACAGACCGGTAGGTTCTACTCAATGGTTGCCAACAACAGGCCCAATTGATATACCAGCAATAACAGGTACTACACAGACATTTACATTAAACCCGCCAACTTATCCATTAACTCCTGCAACGAATTATGAAGTAGAAGTAGCGGCAGTTTGTAATACAGTGAATGTAGGAACTTATTCTCATAATGTGTTTACCACAAAATGTGATCCGACTCCACCGAATGTGACTTTTACTAATATTACATCTACTACAGCAGTTGTTAACTGGTCACCATTGGCAGCAAGTGCTACGTATCAGTTGCAATGGAGAAAAGTAGGAGATCCAACATGGATTGGACCGATTAATTTACCGAACCCGCCGGCTAATAGCTTCTCACTTCCTTCAACAGGATATACTTTAACACCGTATACACAGTATGAAGTTCAGGTAAGAAATATATGTGTAAATTCAACAACACCTAACCCATGGTCAAGTTTAGCAAGATTTACGACTGAAAGAACTTGTGAAATTCCGCCACCGGGATTAACCATTCTTGAGTTAAAGCCAACAAGTGCTAAAGTTCAGTGGGATCCTTACGTAGGACCGGATGCAACAGGTAAGTATATCTTAAGATATAGAAAAGTAGGAATTCCGGGATGGACTACTGTTCAGGTAACGAATAATATTTATACTCTTACCGGTTTAACTGAGCTTACTAAATATGAAATGGAAGTAGCCAATGTTTGTAGCGGTACTCCGGGTAATTTCACTTTACCGTATTACTTTACCACTCCAACAGTAATTTACTGTCAGATGGGAGCTATTAATTCATCAGGAGAATATATCTCTAAAGTAACAGTAACTCCTAATGGTAAACCACAGATGGTAAATACTTCTGCAGCTTCAACGTATACAAATTATACAGCTTTTCCTGCTGCTCAGATCGAATTGATCCAGGGATCAACCAACAACCAGTTAACAATTGATAAAGTGGTAACCGGAGATGCAGGAGTTGTAGCATGGATCGACTTCGACAGAAACGGAGAATTTGATATCAATGAAAGAATCCTGGTATCCGGACCAAATACTGCAGCGACAGCAACGACAACATTTAGTGTGCCAGCAGATGCATTTGTAAGCAATGTAGATTATATGTATGTCGTGATGAGAGTAGCCTTAATGAAAGGAGGAATTCCGGTAAACTGTACCAACTTTGACAAGGGTGAAGTAGAAGATTACTCGATAAGAATCTCTAAGAAACCGACAAGCAGTTTATTGAATCAGGATGATATCTTAATTTATCCTAACCCTGTAAGTACGGTATTGAATGTTAAGAATATCAGCAAGAGAGCCAATTATAAGATTTATAGTTCTGCAGGTCAGTTGATCACAAGTGGAATTATCTTAAACAACAAGGTAGATGTTCACATGTTGATTAATGGAGTTTATATGATCGATATTCAGGATGGTTCAACTTCGGTACAGAAGAAATTCATCAAGGAATAA